In Arachis hypogaea cultivar Tifrunner chromosome 2, arahy.Tifrunner.gnm2.J5K5, whole genome shotgun sequence, a genomic segment contains:
- the LOC112736241 gene encoding BON1-associated protein 2 gives MSSRSFEITILSAENLRTNKTSIKKNVFVKIQTDGNGEVRTTKVNGEGGSYPSWNEKVVMEVPLHARFITLEVNCKATMGIKSVGIAMIPVSDIVGGFVPQNQVQFLSYRLWDSKVNRNGVINISVRVKMPEISSLLPPAINGLPAQGVPVTGKSSNAVVTGIPINWF, from the coding sequence ATGTCGTCACGGAGTTTTGAGATTACTATCTTATCAGCAGAGAATCTTAGAACGAACAAAACATCAATAAAGAAAAACGTTTTTGTGAAGATTCAAACCGATGGAAACGGCGAAGTGAGGACGACGAAGGTGAACGGCGAAGGCGGAAGCTACCCTTCATGGAACGAGAAGGTTGTCATGGAAGTTCCATTGCATGCAAGGTTTATAACTTTGGAGGTGAATTGCAAAGCAACAATGGGGATTAAGAGTGTTGGAATTGCAATGATACCGGTTTCGGATATAGTAGGAGGGTTTGTCCCTCAAAATCAAGTTCAATTTTTGAGTTATAGGTTATGGGATAGCAAGGTTAACAGAAATGGGGTTATAAATATTTCTGTAAGGGTCAAAATGCCGGAGATTTCGTCGTTGTTGCCGCCGGCGATAAATGGGTTGCCGGCGCAAGGAGTTCCGGTGACCGGAAAGAGCTCTAATGCGGTTGTAACTGGAATTCCAATTAATTGGTTTTAG
- the LOC112736169 gene encoding uncharacterized protein isoform X2: MSISHAADSIGLKEIPRYEVKIIEEDDWMKGAQFGAAFAIGVDIDSQAIASASENATLNNIRPDKLQLHLIASQTSSSCRDDWPSRVVEGENAFEIDTVIHKDKYDVVIANILLNPLLNLADQIIFSTKPGAIIGLSGILSEQVQNLLQKYSLFLEGIEVSKMDDWACVSGRKRKNIDIC, encoded by the exons ATGAGCATTTCACATGCTGCTGATTCTATTGGTTTGAAAGAGATACCAAGATATGAAGTTAAAATTATTGAGGAGGATGACTGGATGAAAGGAGCTCAG TTTGGTGCTGCCTTTGCCATTGGAGTCGATATAGATTCACAAGCAATTGCATCAGCATCTGAAAATGCTACTCTGAATAACATCAGACCAGACAAGCTGCAACTGCACTTGATTGCAAGCCAAACTTCTTCATCCTGCAGGGATGACTGGCCATCTAGAGTTGTCGAGGGAGAAAATGCTTTCGAGATAGACACAGTCATTCACAAGGATAAATATGATGTGGTCATCGCAAACATACTTTTAAATCCTCTGTTAAATCTTGCTGATCAAATTATCTTTTCTACAAAGCCTGGAGCAATTATTGGTCTCTCGGGAATCTTAAGTGAACAG GTCCAGAACTTATTACAAAAATATTCACTATTCTTAGAAGGCATAGAAGTGTCGAAAATGGATGACTGGGCCTGTGTGagtggcagaaaaagaaagaatatagATATCTGCTGA
- the LOC112736169 gene encoding uncharacterized protein isoform X1 translates to MFSLPRALSYQGASSTRIRQYQSSIFLEGEDINMSISHAADSIGLKEIPRYEVKIIEEDDWMKGAQFGAAFAIGVDIDSQAIASASENATLNNIRPDKLQLHLIASQTSSSCRDDWPSRVVEGENAFEIDTVIHKDKYDVVIANILLNPLLNLADQIIFSTKPGAIIGLSGILSEQVQNLLQKYSLFLEGIEVSKMDDWACVSGRKRKNIDIC, encoded by the exons GAATCCGACAATATCAGAG TTCCATTTTTCTTGAAGGTGAGGATATAAATATGAGCATTTCACATGCTGCTGATTCTATTGGTTTGAAAGAGATACCAAGATATGAAGTTAAAATTATTGAGGAGGATGACTGGATGAAAGGAGCTCAG TTTGGTGCTGCCTTTGCCATTGGAGTCGATATAGATTCACAAGCAATTGCATCAGCATCTGAAAATGCTACTCTGAATAACATCAGACCAGACAAGCTGCAACTGCACTTGATTGCAAGCCAAACTTCTTCATCCTGCAGGGATGACTGGCCATCTAGAGTTGTCGAGGGAGAAAATGCTTTCGAGATAGACACAGTCATTCACAAGGATAAATATGATGTGGTCATCGCAAACATACTTTTAAATCCTCTGTTAAATCTTGCTGATCAAATTATCTTTTCTACAAAGCCTGGAGCAATTATTGGTCTCTCGGGAATCTTAAGTGAACAG GTCCAGAACTTATTACAAAAATATTCACTATTCTTAGAAGGCATAGAAGTGTCGAAAATGGATGACTGGGCCTGTGTGagtggcagaaaaagaaagaatatagATATCTGCTGA